From a region of the Paenibacillus sp. R14(2021) genome:
- the purF gene encoding amidophosphoribosyltransferase, with protein MSDAIKQLPKLWTGDHYNEGIGRDDIFDKLREECGVFGAFGIPDACSLGYYGLHALQHRGEESAGMAAVESETGKFTYHRNMGLVKEVFDQSKLEGLPGDRIIGHVRYSTAGESKLANAQPLVFKYRDGDLAVATNGNIVNAPSIRKELESQGSIFQTSSDTEVIAHLIARSSKDFVSAAKDALQRIIGGFAFLIMTNDKLLVASDPHGLRPLVMGRLGEGYVFASETCALETVGAEYVRDVQPGELLVLDKEGMREDRFEKLERRATCAMEYIYFARPDSDINGINLHSARKRMGRQLALESFIDADIVTGVPDSSISAAIGYAEQTGIPYELGLIKNKYTGRTFIQPSQELREKGVKMKLSAVRKVVEGKRVVMIDDSIVRGTTSLRIVNLLREAGATEVHVCITSPPFKNPCYYGIDTPDRKELIASQKTVEEIRQEINADSLYFLSNEGFVESVGGNDGEYNRGMCMACFDNDYPTPVDPTSEKSCSC; from the coding sequence ATGTCTGATGCAATAAAACAGCTTCCGAAGCTGTGGACAGGTGATCATTACAACGAAGGCATTGGCAGGGACGATATTTTCGATAAATTGCGTGAGGAGTGCGGGGTATTCGGTGCATTTGGCATACCGGATGCCTGCTCACTCGGCTACTATGGCTTGCACGCGCTGCAGCACCGGGGGGAAGAAAGCGCCGGAATGGCAGCCGTGGAATCTGAGACTGGCAAGTTTACGTACCACCGCAACATGGGTCTCGTGAAGGAAGTTTTCGACCAGTCGAAACTGGAAGGCCTTCCGGGTGACCGGATTATCGGCCATGTTCGGTATTCGACGGCGGGCGAGAGCAAGCTGGCGAACGCGCAGCCGCTCGTGTTCAAGTACCGCGACGGCGACTTGGCTGTTGCGACGAACGGCAATATCGTGAACGCGCCATCTATTCGCAAGGAATTAGAGAGCCAGGGCTCGATTTTCCAAACGAGCAGTGATACGGAAGTTATCGCCCATCTGATCGCGCGTTCCAGCAAAGATTTCGTCAGTGCGGCGAAAGACGCGCTGCAGCGGATTATCGGCGGGTTTGCGTTCCTCATTATGACGAACGACAAGCTGCTTGTCGCTTCCGATCCGCATGGCTTGCGTCCGCTCGTCATGGGACGTTTGGGTGAGGGATACGTGTTCGCATCGGAAACGTGCGCGCTGGAAACGGTGGGTGCCGAGTATGTGCGAGACGTGCAGCCGGGCGAGCTGCTTGTATTGGATAAAGAAGGCATGCGCGAGGATCGCTTCGAGAAATTGGAACGCCGCGCGACCTGTGCCATGGAATATATCTATTTTGCCCGTCCCGACAGCGACATCAATGGCATCAACCTGCACTCCGCGCGTAAGCGCATGGGCCGCCAGCTGGCGCTCGAATCGTTTATCGACGCGGATATCGTGACCGGCGTGCCGGACTCCAGTATTTCCGCGGCGATCGGCTATGCCGAGCAAACCGGCATTCCGTACGAGCTTGGGCTGATCAAGAACAAGTACACGGGCCGGACGTTCATCCAGCCTTCGCAGGAACTGCGGGAAAAAGGCGTGAAGATGAAGCTGTCCGCCGTTCGCAAAGTCGTCGAAGGCAAACGCGTCGTCATGATTGATGACTCCATCGTTCGCGGCACGACCTCCCTGCGCATCGTGAACCTGCTTCGCGAAGCAGGTGCGACTGAGGTGCATGTGTGCATCACGTCGCCGCCTTTCAAGAACCCTTGCTACTACGGCATCGATACGCCGGACCGCAAGGAGCTGATCGCTTCACAGAAGACCGTTGAAGAGATCCGCCAGGAGATCAACGCGGATTCCTTATATTTCTTGAGCAACGAAGGCTTCGTCGAGTCCGTTGGCGGCAACGACGGCGAGTACAACCGCGGTATGTGTATGGCCTGCTTCGATAACGATTATCCGACGCCTGTTGATCCGACTTCGGAGAAAAGCTGCAGCTGCTAA
- the purM gene encoding phosphoribosylformylglycinamidine cyclo-ligase — translation MAEAYKQAGVDIAAGNEAVERMKKHVKKTFRPEVLTELGGFGALFGLNKDKYEEPVLVSGTDGVGTKLKVAFAMDKHDTIGIDAVAMCVNDIVVQGAEPLFFLDYLACGKVEPEKIEAIVKGISDGCVQSGCALIGGETAEMPGMYQGDEYDIAGFTVGIVDKKKIIDGTTIAPGDVVLGLASSGIHSNGFSLVRRLLVDNSGYSLNDKLPELGGEKTLGEVIIEPTRIYVKSVLELINRVTVKGMAHITGGGFIENIPRVLPEGVNVEIAYGSWPIQPVFKLMQEKGSITNRDMFTTFNMGVGMVVVVSADQAEEALRTAKELGEDAYIIGKVTEGNRVVTFTGADV, via the coding sequence GTGGCAGAAGCTTATAAACAAGCCGGCGTCGACATTGCGGCAGGCAATGAAGCGGTCGAGCGGATGAAGAAGCACGTGAAGAAGACGTTCCGCCCTGAAGTGCTGACAGAGCTTGGCGGATTCGGCGCGTTATTCGGCTTGAACAAAGACAAGTACGAGGAGCCGGTGCTTGTTTCCGGTACGGACGGCGTGGGCACGAAGCTGAAAGTTGCTTTTGCTATGGACAAGCATGACACGATCGGGATCGACGCGGTCGCGATGTGCGTGAACGATATCGTCGTGCAAGGCGCGGAGCCATTGTTCTTCCTCGACTATCTGGCCTGCGGCAAGGTCGAGCCTGAGAAAATCGAAGCGATCGTAAAAGGTATCTCCGACGGCTGCGTGCAGTCCGGCTGCGCCTTGATCGGCGGCGAAACGGCTGAGATGCCGGGCATGTACCAAGGTGACGAATATGATATCGCTGGCTTCACGGTCGGTATCGTAGATAAGAAAAAAATCATCGACGGCACTACGATCGCTCCCGGCGATGTCGTGCTCGGCCTCGCTTCGAGCGGCATTCACAGCAACGGCTTCTCCCTCGTTCGCCGCTTGCTGGTGGACAACTCCGGCTACAGCCTGAACGACAAATTGCCTGAGCTTGGCGGCGAGAAGACACTTGGTGAAGTAATCATCGAACCAACTCGCATTTACGTGAAATCCGTGCTGGAGCTGATTAACCGCGTGACGGTCAAAGGCATGGCGCATATCACGGGCGGCGGCTTCATCGAAAACATTCCGCGGGTGCTGCCGGAAGGCGTCAACGTGGAAATCGCATACGGCTCTTGGCCAATCCAGCCTGTGTTCAAGCTGATGCAGGAAAAAGGCAGTATCACGAACCGCGACATGTTCACGACGTTCAATATGGGTGTCGGCATGGTCGTTGTCGTAAGCGCAGATCAAGCAGAAGAAGCACTCCGCACGGCGAAAGAGCTTGGCGAAGATGCTTACATCATTGGCAAAGTGACCGAAGGAAACCGCGTGGTGACCTTCACGGGAGCTGATGTGTAA
- the purN gene encoding phosphoribosylglycinamide formyltransferase, which produces MAAMRIAVFASGQGSNFGALAEAAKQQRLEGASLELLVCDKPEAPVVERARAAGVDTFVFRPKEYPSREAHDSEILSELRRRGIELIVLAGYMRIITPVLVEPFYGRMVNVHPSLLPAFPGVNGMKQALEYGVKLTGVTVHYVDGGLDSGPIIAQRVVEVVEGETLETLAPRMHAAERQLLPWVVGRIAAGAVTLNGRNVVVN; this is translated from the coding sequence ATGGCAGCAATGCGTATTGCCGTTTTCGCCTCGGGACAAGGCTCGAACTTTGGAGCGCTGGCAGAAGCGGCAAAACAACAAAGGCTCGAGGGCGCAAGCCTCGAGCTTCTTGTATGTGATAAGCCGGAGGCCCCTGTCGTGGAACGCGCACGGGCAGCGGGCGTAGATACGTTCGTGTTCCGGCCGAAGGAATACCCATCGCGCGAGGCGCATGATTCGGAAATCCTTTCGGAGCTTCGGCGCCGCGGCATTGAGCTAATCGTGCTGGCAGGCTATATGCGAATTATTACGCCGGTGCTGGTGGAGCCGTTTTACGGGCGAATGGTCAATGTGCATCCGTCGTTGCTGCCTGCTTTTCCCGGCGTGAACGGCATGAAGCAAGCGCTCGAATACGGTGTAAAACTGACCGGCGTGACAGTTCATTACGTGGACGGCGGCTTGGACAGCGGCCCGATTATTGCGCAGCGCGTCGTTGAAGTGGTTGAAGGCGAGACGCTGGAAACGCTGGCGCCGCGCATGCATGCCGCGGAGCGGCAGTTGCTTCCGTGGGTCGTGGGGCGTATCGCGGCCGGGGCTGTTACGCTCAATGGGCGAAATGTGGTTGTGAATTAG
- the purH gene encoding bifunctional phosphoribosylaminoimidazolecarboxamide formyltransferase/IMP cyclohydrolase — translation MTIRRALISVSDKTGIVEFSRALAGLGVQIISTGGTASLLEKEGVPVIGISDVTGFPEILDGRVKTLHPAVHSGLLAVRDDEEHQKAMQELGLDYIDLVVVNLYPFAATIAKPDVSYEDAIENIDIGGPTMLRSAAKNHAFVTVVVDAADYQTVLDEVKAGGDTTLDTRKALAAKVFRHTGAYDALISDYLSKLQGNPLPESLTVTYEKVQDLRYGENPHQKAAFYRKPLASQGNITTAEQLHGKELSYNNINDANAALAIVKEFNEPAVVAVKHMNPCGVGIGQDIHEAYQKAYAADPTSIFGGIVAANREIGAATAQLLSEIFLEIVIAPSFTPEALEILTKKKNIRLMKLGELQAAGERKPEWLVTSVDGGMLVQESDVHSLTEADIKVVTNRQPTEEELKQLLFGWKVVKHVKSNAILLASDDMTVGVGAGQMNRVGAARIAIEQAGDKAKGAILASDAFFPMGDTLELAAKAGITAVIQPGGSIKDEESIAVANANNIAMVLTGVRHFKH, via the coding sequence GTGACTATTCGCAGAGCACTGATTAGCGTGTCGGATAAGACGGGGATTGTGGAATTTTCGCGGGCGCTTGCCGGACTTGGCGTACAAATTATTTCGACGGGCGGGACGGCGAGCCTGCTGGAGAAGGAAGGCGTGCCGGTTATCGGTATCTCCGACGTGACAGGCTTCCCGGAAATCCTCGACGGCCGCGTAAAGACGCTGCACCCTGCTGTACATAGCGGCCTGCTTGCCGTACGCGACGACGAGGAACATCAGAAAGCGATGCAGGAGCTCGGACTCGACTATATCGATCTCGTAGTCGTGAACCTGTATCCGTTTGCGGCGACGATCGCGAAGCCGGACGTTTCGTATGAAGACGCCATCGAGAACATCGATATCGGCGGCCCGACGATGCTGCGCTCAGCAGCGAAGAACCACGCGTTCGTGACGGTCGTCGTTGACGCGGCGGACTATCAGACGGTGCTGGACGAAGTGAAAGCCGGCGGCGACACGACGCTGGACACGCGCAAAGCGCTCGCGGCCAAAGTATTCCGTCACACAGGCGCTTATGACGCGCTCATCTCGGATTACCTCTCCAAGCTGCAGGGCAACCCGCTGCCGGAGAGCCTGACGGTGACGTACGAGAAAGTCCAAGATCTGCGCTATGGCGAGAATCCGCATCAGAAGGCGGCATTTTACCGCAAGCCGCTTGCTTCGCAAGGCAACATCACGACGGCGGAGCAGCTGCACGGCAAGGAGCTGTCCTACAACAACATCAATGACGCCAACGCGGCGCTTGCCATCGTCAAGGAATTCAACGAGCCGGCTGTCGTTGCGGTGAAGCATATGAATCCTTGCGGCGTGGGCATCGGCCAAGATATCCACGAAGCCTATCAGAAAGCCTACGCGGCTGATCCGACATCCATCTTCGGCGGCATCGTGGCGGCAAACCGCGAAATCGGCGCGGCGACGGCGCAGCTGCTGAGCGAGATTTTCCTTGAAATCGTCATTGCGCCAAGCTTTACGCCAGAGGCGCTTGAGATTCTCACCAAGAAGAAAAACATCCGCCTCATGAAGCTCGGCGAGCTGCAAGCCGCGGGCGAGCGCAAGCCGGAATGGCTCGTTACGAGTGTGGACGGCGGGATGCTCGTACAAGAGAGCGATGTGCACAGCCTGACGGAAGCGGACATCAAGGTCGTTACGAACCGTCAGCCGACGGAAGAAGAGCTGAAGCAGCTGCTATTCGGCTGGAAAGTCGTGAAGCATGTCAAATCGAACGCGATTCTGCTGGCGTCGGATGACATGACGGTTGGCGTAGGCGCTGGTCAAATGAACCGCGTCGGCGCGGCGCGTATTGCGATCGAGCAAGCTGGAGACAAAGCCAAAGGCGCGATCCTCGCATCCGACGCGTTCTTCCCGATGGGCGACACGCTGGAGCTTGCGGCGAAGGCTGGCATCACGGCTGTTATCCAACCAGGGGGCTCCATCAAGGACGAGGAGTCGATCGCGGTGGCCAATGCCAACAACATCGCGATGGTCCTGACGGGCGTACGTCACTTTAAACACTAG
- the purD gene encoding phosphoribosylamine--glycine ligase, whose amino-acid sequence MRIMVIGGGGREHAIVWALNKSEKVSKLYCAPGNAGIAELAECVPIPVNRFSDLIQFAGDNEVDLVVVGPDDPLAEGIVDAFEEHHIPVYGPRKNAAEIEGSKIFMKGLLKKYSIPTAKYESFTDYESALAYLQQQKTPIVVKADGLAAGKGVTVAYSMQEAEEALHGMMVDKVFGESGGRVVIEEFLEGQEMSILAFVDGETVRAMVPAQDHKPVYDNDKGPNTGGMGTYSPLPHIDPAIVEESIEHIIKPTAKAMVSEGRPFRGVLFAGLMITKDGPKTIEFNARMGDPETQVVLPRLKTDLLDIILASLNGRLDQLDIEWSDEAAVCVIAASEGYPGPYPKGLPITGLDAAKAQGALVFHAGTSLKDGAIVTNGGRVLGIVGRGCDIAEARARAYEAVSVIQFDGMHSRTDIAAKALR is encoded by the coding sequence TTGCGTATTATGGTCATTGGCGGCGGCGGGCGTGAGCACGCCATCGTCTGGGCGCTCAATAAGAGCGAGAAGGTTAGCAAACTCTACTGCGCACCGGGCAACGCTGGAATTGCGGAGCTGGCAGAATGCGTGCCGATTCCGGTCAACCGATTCAGCGATCTCATTCAATTCGCTGGCGACAACGAAGTGGATCTGGTCGTCGTCGGTCCCGACGATCCGCTGGCGGAAGGCATCGTGGATGCGTTCGAGGAGCATCACATCCCGGTTTACGGTCCGCGCAAGAATGCGGCCGAGATCGAAGGCAGTAAGATTTTCATGAAAGGCCTGCTGAAAAAGTACAGCATCCCGACGGCGAAATACGAATCATTCACCGACTATGAATCTGCGCTGGCTTATTTACAGCAGCAGAAGACGCCGATCGTGGTTAAAGCCGATGGCTTAGCGGCGGGCAAAGGCGTAACGGTAGCCTATTCCATGCAAGAGGCAGAAGAAGCGCTGCACGGCATGATGGTCGACAAAGTGTTCGGCGAATCCGGCGGACGCGTCGTTATCGAGGAATTCCTCGAAGGCCAAGAGATGTCCATCCTGGCGTTCGTGGACGGTGAAACGGTACGCGCGATGGTACCAGCGCAGGATCATAAGCCGGTCTACGACAACGACAAAGGCCCGAACACCGGCGGCATGGGCACGTATTCCCCGCTGCCGCATATCGATCCTGCCATCGTGGAAGAGTCGATCGAACATATCATCAAGCCGACGGCGAAAGCCATGGTGAGCGAAGGACGTCCGTTCCGCGGCGTACTGTTCGCGGGTCTCATGATTACGAAAGACGGCCCGAAGACGATCGAATTCAACGCGCGTATGGGCGATCCGGAGACGCAGGTCGTGCTGCCGCGCCTCAAGACCGATCTGCTTGATATTATTCTTGCTTCCTTGAATGGCCGATTGGATCAGCTGGACATCGAATGGAGCGACGAAGCGGCCGTCTGCGTCATCGCCGCTTCGGAAGGCTATCCGGGTCCATATCCGAAAGGGCTGCCAATTACGGGCCTTGACGCGGCCAAGGCACAGGGCGCGCTCGTGTTCCACGCAGGCACCTCGCTGAAGGACGGCGCCATTGTCACGAACGGCGGCCGTGTGCTTGGCATCGTCGGCCGAGGCTGCGATATCGCGGAGGCGCGTGCCCGTGCGTACGAAGCGGTATCCGTCATCCAGTTCGACGGCATGCACAGCCGTACCGATATTGCCGCGAAGGCCCTTCGCTGA
- a CDS encoding helix-turn-helix domain-containing protein → MTMPVLHFCGDFVVRRNWKLEMRVLQEHELVYFPIGTGTVYEVRDRSYTIDGPAWVITRAGTPHQYKFSESSATRHQFLHFSADGALFPHLLLESGADLIPAKESGFHAAMISHLLEITYLEKNSRRSDSLLASLLNELDHLAALAQSASRLGNLPQGSKSDTSFSLIVSKAIKYIKSHLAEPITAQEIARHCQISHEHLSRLFVREVGIPIRQMIIQLRMERAAHTLRHSTLSINEIAAQCGYSENHYFSRTFAANFGLSASAYRGKYANPDGQHFVHDVTIEERYPINTYFQLNPLSPSS, encoded by the coding sequence ATGACAATGCCGGTTCTTCATTTTTGCGGAGACTTCGTAGTCAGACGGAATTGGAAGCTGGAAATGCGCGTACTGCAGGAGCATGAGCTGGTCTATTTCCCGATCGGGACTGGCACCGTGTATGAGGTCAGAGACCGGTCGTATACGATAGACGGACCTGCTTGGGTGATCACGCGGGCCGGTACCCCGCATCAGTATAAGTTCAGCGAATCGTCGGCCACCAGGCATCAATTTCTGCATTTCAGCGCAGACGGGGCACTGTTCCCGCATCTGCTGCTCGAGAGCGGAGCGGACCTCATTCCCGCCAAAGAAAGCGGGTTTCACGCCGCGATGATCAGTCACTTGCTCGAAATCACCTACCTGGAGAAGAACAGCAGGCGCAGCGACAGCCTGCTTGCGTCCCTGCTGAACGAACTCGACCATCTGGCCGCCCTGGCGCAATCGGCAAGCCGCCTTGGCAATCTCCCGCAAGGGAGCAAATCCGACACCTCTTTCTCCCTCATTGTCAGCAAAGCGATCAAATATATCAAATCCCATCTCGCCGAACCGATTACTGCGCAGGAAATCGCGAGGCATTGCCAAATCTCGCACGAGCACTTATCCAGATTGTTCGTCCGCGAGGTCGGCATTCCGATTCGCCAAATGATCATCCAGCTTAGGATGGAGCGGGCCGCGCACACGCTGCGCCATAGTACGCTTAGCATCAACGAAATCGCGGCCCAATGCGGTTACTCCGAGAACCATTATTTTTCCAGAACGTTCGCTGCGAACTTCGGCTTATCCGCTTCCGCCTACAGAGGGAAGTACGCGAACCCGGACGGCCAGCATTTCGTGCACGATGTCACGATCGAGGAAAGATACCCCATCAATACTTACTTTCAGCTTAACCCTTTATCCCCGTCATCGTGA
- a CDS encoding carbohydrate ABC transporter permease, which yields MQPAANPEAPRSSVSSRASRVKISYSAILLHLVLLAASILMIAPFWWMISSGLKDLSQIFLIPPTLFPHPWVWSNVHRSLTAMPFDKAYINSAYISVCIVIGQLLTCSMAAYAFAKINFPFRNFFFILFLSMLMVPEQVTIVPLYIILKNFGWLDTHLSLIIPDSLFSAFGVFLLRQFFMGIPRDLSESAYVDGANMWTIYWRIMIPLVQPALAALAIIAFLGTWNNFFRPVIFLSSTENFTVPLMLSTFKGLFVTDWTLMMSGSAIAVIPVLIVYLLLQRYIIEGITMTGIKG from the coding sequence ATGCAACCAGCCGCAAACCCGGAAGCACCGCGAAGCAGCGTCAGCTCCCGTGCTTCTCGCGTAAAAATAAGCTACTCTGCCATTCTGCTCCATCTCGTGCTGCTCGCGGCGTCCATCCTCATGATCGCGCCGTTCTGGTGGATGATATCCAGCGGGCTGAAAGACTTGTCCCAAATCTTCCTCATTCCGCCGACGCTGTTTCCGCATCCTTGGGTGTGGTCGAACGTTCACCGCTCCTTGACTGCGATGCCCTTCGATAAGGCGTATATCAACAGCGCGTACATATCCGTATGTATCGTAATCGGGCAGCTGCTGACTTGCTCCATGGCGGCCTATGCCTTTGCCAAAATCAATTTCCCGTTCCGGAACTTCTTCTTCATTCTGTTCCTGTCCATGCTGATGGTGCCTGAGCAGGTGACGATCGTTCCGTTGTACATCATTCTCAAGAACTTCGGCTGGCTCGATACGCATCTGTCGCTGATCATTCCGGATTCGCTGTTCAGCGCGTTCGGCGTGTTCCTGCTGCGGCAGTTCTTCATGGGCATTCCGCGCGACTTGTCGGAATCGGCTTACGTGGACGGCGCCAACATGTGGACGATCTACTGGCGAATCATGATTCCTCTCGTGCAGCCGGCGCTCGCGGCGCTCGCGATCATCGCGTTTCTTGGCACGTGGAACAACTTCTTCCGGCCTGTTATCTTCCTCAGCTCGACGGAAAATTTCACGGTGCCGCTCATGCTCAGTACGTTCAAGGGACTGTTCGTGACCGACTGGACGCTCATGATGTCCGGCTCCGCCATCGCCGTCATTCCCGTGCTGATCGTCTATCTGCTGCTGCAGCGTTATATTATCGAAGGCATCACGATGACGGGGATAAAGGGTTAA
- a CDS encoding carbohydrate ABC transporter permease, with protein sequence MNPKRSNTIWGFVFIAPQLIGLLLFSLIPLVSAFVLSTLNWDGFTAAKFIGIDNFSYAFHNPDFQKAMRNTLYYSVLTVPAGIFLALLVAVALNNVRLRVMYRLFFFMPVVTSSVAVAIVWMWLLNGDFGLVNIMLRELFGVKGPQWLTDLNLVLPSLAIVSIWKGLGFNMVLFLAGLQGISRDYYEASMIDGATKRQQFWRITVPLLSPTTLFVTIIAVIDSFKVFDTAFVMTSGGPAKASYTMVYHLYELAFKNFQFGKSAAAAVVLFMLILVLTMLQTYFSRKWVHYAE encoded by the coding sequence ATGAATCCGAAACGTTCCAATACGATATGGGGCTTTGTTTTTATCGCGCCGCAGCTGATCGGGCTCCTTCTCTTCTCACTCATCCCCTTGGTCAGCGCGTTTGTGCTCAGCACCTTGAACTGGGACGGGTTCACCGCCGCGAAATTCATCGGCATCGATAATTTCTCGTACGCATTCCATAACCCGGATTTCCAGAAAGCAATGCGAAACACGCTGTACTACTCTGTACTGACGGTGCCTGCGGGCATCTTTCTCGCGCTTCTGGTCGCTGTCGCCTTGAATAACGTGCGCCTGCGCGTCATGTACAGGCTGTTCTTCTTCATGCCCGTCGTGACGAGCTCCGTTGCCGTCGCCATCGTCTGGATGTGGCTGCTTAACGGCGATTTCGGGCTTGTCAACATCATGCTTCGCGAGCTCTTCGGCGTGAAGGGGCCGCAATGGCTGACGGATTTGAACCTCGTGTTGCCTTCGCTTGCGATCGTGAGCATCTGGAAGGGCCTTGGCTTCAACATGGTCTTGTTCCTCGCCGGCCTGCAGGGGATATCGCGCGATTACTACGAAGCATCCATGATCGACGGCGCGACGAAGCGCCAGCAGTTCTGGCGCATTACGGTGCCGCTTCTTTCCCCGACGACCCTGTTCGTGACGATCATCGCGGTCATCGATTCGTTCAAGGTATTCGACACCGCTTTCGTCATGACGAGCGGCGGACCGGCGAAAGCCAGCTACACGATGGTGTACCATCTGTACGAGCTTGCGTTCAAGAACTTCCAGTTCGGCAAGAGCGCGGCCGCGGCCGTTGTCCTGTTCATGCTCATTCTCGTCCTCACCATGCTGCAAACCTATTTCTCCCGCAAATGGGTCCACTACGCCGAATAG
- a CDS encoding sugar ABC transporter substrate-binding protein: protein MKRTWKLTAGSVALISMIATGCSSGSSGGSNGEVLHLKWSTWGNPGELKRFYELTDQYNKDHPKVKWELVAVPNDGYEEKIITQLQGGTAPDAFYAGDATVVKLIANGSITELTSLIDNPSSPIKSSDFADGLWGGSKVGDKIYGVTVDCNPLVMYYNKKVLADAGITDDPQQLFESGEWNWKKLTEITGKLQAAGKYGLVLEDWSAPVYSWVTTNGGKVYDKEQGGKFIGDTDPKTVEAFQFLADNVKNKNFVFSGSLPKGQGPDAMFMSNQVGFGIAGRWWVPQFNANTALQYDIVPLPTNTGNKMESAGIPTAYMVMNKKTAHPDETYDFLSYFVSKEGQQFRLKGGNAVPSVSGVDDLVLDKNAQPAHAQYFLDAREIGYALWPSESGVPGASDVVKDNYDLLLLGKQDAATTLKKIAEGVNKKIEEAAAK, encoded by the coding sequence ATGAAGAGAACATGGAAGCTTACTGCGGGGTCAGTAGCTCTAATTTCAATGATCGCAACGGGGTGCAGCTCCGGATCATCAGGCGGTTCGAACGGCGAAGTACTGCATTTGAAATGGAGTACGTGGGGAAATCCAGGTGAATTGAAGCGTTTCTATGAATTGACCGACCAGTATAACAAGGATCATCCGAAAGTGAAATGGGAGCTCGTCGCCGTACCGAACGACGGTTACGAAGAGAAGATCATTACCCAGCTTCAAGGCGGAACAGCGCCTGATGCGTTCTATGCCGGCGATGCGACAGTCGTTAAGCTGATCGCGAACGGCTCGATTACGGAATTAACGTCGCTGATCGACAACCCGAGCAGTCCGATCAAGTCCTCTGATTTTGCCGATGGACTATGGGGTGGTTCGAAGGTCGGCGATAAAATATACGGCGTCACCGTCGACTGCAACCCGCTTGTCATGTACTACAACAAGAAAGTGCTCGCGGATGCCGGCATCACCGACGATCCGCAGCAATTGTTCGAATCCGGCGAGTGGAACTGGAAGAAGCTCACCGAAATTACCGGCAAGCTGCAAGCTGCAGGCAAATACGGCCTCGTGCTGGAAGACTGGTCCGCTCCGGTCTACTCGTGGGTAACGACGAACGGCGGCAAAGTCTACGACAAGGAGCAAGGCGGCAAATTCATCGGCGATACGGATCCGAAGACGGTTGAAGCGTTCCAATTCCTGGCTGACAACGTGAAGAACAAGAACTTCGTCTTCTCCGGCTCGCTGCCGAAGGGCCAAGGTCCGGATGCGATGTTCATGTCGAACCAAGTCGGCTTCGGCATCGCCGGCCGCTGGTGGGTACCGCAATTCAACGCCAACACCGCCCTGCAATACGACATCGTGCCGCTGCCTACGAACACGGGCAACAAAATGGAATCCGCCGGTATTCCGACAGCCTACATGGTCATGAACAAGAAAACGGCGCATCCGGATGAAACATACGACTTCCTCTCCTACTTCGTATCGAAAGAAGGCCAGCAGTTCCGTCTTAAAGGCGGCAACGCCGTTCCTTCCGTATCCGGCGTAGACGATCTGGTACTCGACAAAAACGCTCAGCCTGCCCATGCCCAATACTTCCTCGACGCCCGCGAAATCGGCTATGCGCTGTGGCCGTCCGAATCCGGCGTTCCAGGCGCTTCGGATGTCGTGAAAGACAACTACGATCTCCTGCTGCTCGGTAAGCAGGATGCGGCGACGACACTGAAGAAGATAGCCGAAGGCGTCAACAAGAAGATTGAAGAAGCTGCCGCCAAATAA